A region from the Sandaracinus amylolyticus genome encodes:
- a CDS encoding acyl-CoA thioesterase, with the protein MSGVDRGLREKPPDDAVIVDLEVPFHDVDPLLVAWHGHYYKYFEIARQALQRRHRVDAPDLVSLGFHWYVIETRSRHVSPLRYGEPFSVKAWFCERDPRIGIAYEVVSKKTGKRAARGVTVLVTTRPDGEMLLETPREILERISPS; encoded by the coding sequence ATGAGCGGCGTCGATCGCGGGCTGCGCGAGAAGCCGCCGGACGACGCGGTCATCGTCGATCTCGAAGTGCCGTTCCACGACGTCGATCCGCTGCTCGTCGCGTGGCACGGGCACTACTACAAGTACTTCGAGATCGCGCGTCAGGCGCTGCAGCGCAGGCATCGCGTGGACGCGCCCGATCTCGTCTCGCTGGGCTTCCACTGGTACGTGATCGAGACGCGCTCGCGCCACGTCTCGCCGCTGCGATATGGCGAGCCGTTCAGCGTGAAGGCATGGTTCTGCGAGCGCGATCCGCGCATCGGCATCGCGTACGAGGTCGTCAGCAAGAAGACGGGCAAACGCGCCGCGCGCGGCGTGACCGTGCTGGTCACGACGCGTCCCGACGGCGAGATGCTGCTGGAGACGCCGCGTGAGATCCTGGAGCGCATTTCTCCTTCTTAG
- a CDS encoding HAL/PAL/TAL family ammonia-lyase, protein MGELAILPLGHEPMTIEHVCAIAEKRAVPAISADPAVRERIAQSRKLIDDALAGARTIYGVTTGFGASVEFHVPVEVAEEMPLNLVRYHGCGTGALFGENAAAAIMAVRANSLAQGFSGVRQELLDRMCELVARGCVAAIPEEGSVGASGDLTPLSYIGALLAGERECWFHGKLVNAPHALAELGLQPMNLRPKESLAIMNGTSVMSALGCLSWTRALKLARFACTISAMASDVLHGVPDHFDDRIFELKNHPGQRQAAQWIRAGVHHRNTPARVQDRYSIRCAPHVIGLILDCLPWMRRMLETEINGVNDNPIIEGYSSSAPEGRVLHGGNFYGGHACLVTDTMKNVVANVADLLDRQVGMLCNPATNAGLPANLVMRSGIDRPTHHGFKAMEISASALAAEALKMSMPASVFSRSTESYNQDKVSMGTISARECVRVLDLTETVAAIHLLTVCQAVDLRGQGHCHPRSAEMRDAVRRVVPVNEADRRMDVDIQAVLELYRDDALPLGEIAWTVPEARA, encoded by the coding sequence ATGGGTGAGCTCGCGATCCTGCCGCTCGGCCACGAGCCGATGACGATCGAGCACGTCTGCGCGATCGCGGAGAAGCGCGCCGTGCCGGCGATCTCGGCCGACCCCGCGGTGCGCGAGCGTATCGCGCAGAGCCGCAAGCTGATCGACGACGCGCTCGCGGGCGCGCGCACGATCTACGGCGTGACCACGGGCTTCGGCGCGTCGGTCGAGTTCCACGTGCCGGTCGAGGTCGCGGAGGAGATGCCGCTCAACCTCGTGCGTTATCACGGCTGCGGGACCGGCGCGCTCTTCGGCGAGAACGCGGCGGCGGCGATCATGGCGGTGCGCGCGAACTCGCTCGCGCAGGGCTTCAGCGGCGTGCGCCAGGAGCTGCTCGATCGCATGTGCGAGCTCGTCGCGCGCGGTTGCGTCGCGGCGATCCCCGAAGAAGGCAGCGTCGGTGCGAGCGGCGATCTCACGCCGCTCAGCTACATCGGCGCGCTGCTCGCGGGCGAGCGTGAGTGCTGGTTCCACGGGAAGCTCGTGAACGCCCCGCACGCGCTCGCGGAGCTCGGGCTCCAGCCGATGAACCTGCGCCCCAAGGAGTCGCTCGCGATCATGAACGGCACGAGCGTGATGAGCGCGCTCGGATGCCTGTCGTGGACGCGCGCGCTCAAGCTCGCGCGCTTCGCGTGCACGATCTCCGCGATGGCGTCGGACGTCCTGCACGGCGTGCCGGACCACTTCGACGATCGGATCTTCGAGCTCAAGAACCACCCCGGGCAGCGCCAGGCCGCGCAGTGGATCCGCGCCGGCGTGCACCACCGCAACACCCCGGCGCGCGTGCAGGATCGCTACTCGATCCGCTGCGCGCCCCACGTGATCGGGCTGATCCTCGATTGTCTGCCGTGGATGCGGCGGATGCTCGAGACCGAGATCAACGGGGTCAACGACAACCCGATCATCGAGGGCTACTCGTCGAGCGCGCCCGAGGGTCGCGTGCTGCACGGCGGGAACTTCTACGGCGGTCACGCGTGCCTCGTGACCGACACGATGAAGAACGTGGTCGCGAACGTGGCCGACCTGCTCGATCGTCAGGTCGGGATGCTCTGCAACCCCGCGACGAACGCGGGATTGCCCGCGAACCTCGTGATGCGCAGCGGGATCGATCGCCCGACCCACCACGGGTTCAAGGCGATGGAGATCAGCGCGTCGGCCCTCGCGGCCGAGGCGTTGAAGATGTCGATGCCCGCGAGCGTCTTCAGCCGCAGCACCGAGTCGTACAACCAGGACAAGGTCTCGATGGGGACGATCTCGGCGCGCGAGTGCGTGAGGGTGCTGGACCTGACGGAGACGGTCGCCGCGATCCACCTGCTCACCGTGTGTCAGGCGGTCGATCTGCGCGGCCAGGGGCACTGCCACCCGCGCAGCGCGGAGATGCGCGATGCGGTGCGTCGCGTCGTGCCGGTGAACGAAGCGGATCGCCGCATGGACGTCGACATCCAGGCCGTGCTCGAGCTCTATCGCGACGACGCGCTGCCGCTCGGCGAGATCGCGTGGACGGTGCCGGAGGCGCGCGCATGA
- a CDS encoding glycosyltransferase family 2 protein — MSAFRPCILIPTYDNPRTVRDVVLRAREHLADVVVVDDGSHEEGRAAVAGIGRDGLAHVTHRAQNGGKGAAVKTGFAFARELGFTHALQVDADGQHALEDIPDLLNVARAQPGALILGRPEYDESAPIGRRIARNITIFWTHMEAGWGVIADPMCGFRVYPLESALRACAECGDRMDFDPEIAVRIAWTGAPVVNLPTKVRYVEGGVSHFKLFLDNWLISRMHTRLMWHRAWCTVLGRPLVPALPAPSDPIVLEKGASEPRPAELPGDR; from the coding sequence GTGAGCGCTTTTCGGCCCTGCATCCTGATCCCGACCTACGACAATCCGCGCACCGTGCGCGACGTCGTGCTGCGCGCGCGGGAGCACCTCGCGGACGTGGTGGTCGTCGACGACGGCAGTCACGAGGAGGGGCGCGCGGCGGTCGCGGGCATCGGGCGCGACGGGCTCGCGCACGTGACGCACCGCGCGCAGAACGGCGGAAAGGGAGCCGCGGTGAAGACCGGCTTCGCGTTCGCGCGCGAGCTCGGGTTCACCCACGCGCTCCAGGTCGACGCCGACGGACAGCACGCGCTGGAGGACATCCCTGACCTGCTGAACGTCGCGCGCGCGCAGCCGGGCGCGCTGATCCTCGGGCGCCCCGAGTATGACGAGAGCGCGCCGATCGGGCGCCGCATCGCGCGCAACATCACGATCTTCTGGACGCACATGGAGGCGGGCTGGGGCGTGATCGCCGACCCGATGTGCGGCTTCCGCGTCTATCCGCTCGAGAGCGCGCTGCGCGCCTGCGCGGAGTGCGGCGATCGCATGGACTTCGATCCCGAGATCGCGGTGCGCATCGCGTGGACCGGCGCGCCGGTCGTGAACCTCCCGACGAAGGTGCGCTACGTCGAGGGCGGGGTGTCGCACTTCAAGCTCTTCCTCGACAACTGGCTCATCTCGCGGATGCACACGCGGCTGATGTGGCACCGCGCGTGGTGCACCGTGCTCGGTCGACCGCTGGTGCCGGCGCTGCCCGCGCCCTCCGACCCGATCGTGCTCGAGAAGGGCGCGAGCGAGCCGCGTCCCGCCGAGCTCCCGGGCGATCGATGA